A region from the Deinococcus fonticola genome encodes:
- the trmD gene encoding tRNA (guanosine(37)-N1)-methyltransferase TrmD, producing the protein MTPLVFSFLTLFPELLEPFAREALIGKACGRGLIDVNLVNMRDFAENKHLKVDDTPYGGGAGMVIRVDVAQRALHSLPPADEVILFTPAGQRFDQRVAEELAQKSHMVFLCGRYEGFDARVENLVTRELSIGDFVMMGGEAAAACVLEAVSRLRPGVLGDEESHQADSFSSGLLDYPEYTRPLEWQGQAVPTVLTSGNHAAIRQWRRGEALRRTLERRPDLLNTAPLEPADSATLLNLGVHAEQLAQWGAPPPPAQRRRKKDTSSS; encoded by the coding sequence ATGACCCCGCTGGTTTTCTCCTTCCTGACTCTTTTCCCGGAGTTGCTGGAACCGTTCGCGCGTGAGGCCCTCATCGGCAAGGCCTGCGGACGCGGGTTGATCGACGTAAACCTCGTGAACATGCGCGATTTCGCAGAAAACAAACACCTGAAGGTGGACGACACGCCTTACGGGGGCGGGGCCGGCATGGTGATCCGGGTGGACGTGGCCCAGCGCGCCCTGCACAGCCTGCCGCCCGCCGACGAGGTCATTCTCTTCACCCCTGCCGGGCAGCGCTTCGATCAGCGCGTGGCCGAGGAACTCGCGCAGAAGTCGCACATGGTTTTCCTGTGTGGCCGTTACGAGGGGTTTGACGCGCGGGTCGAGAACCTGGTCACGCGCGAACTGAGCATCGGGGATTTCGTGATGATGGGCGGCGAGGCCGCGGCGGCCTGCGTGCTGGAGGCGGTGTCGCGCTTGCGTCCCGGCGTGCTGGGCGACGAGGAATCGCATCAGGCCGATTCCTTCTCCAGCGGGCTGCTGGATTACCCGGAATACACCCGCCCGCTGGAGTGGCAGGGGCAAGCGGTGCCCACCGTGCTGACTTCCGGAAATCACGCGGCCATCCGGCAGTGGCGCAGGGGAGAGGCGCTGCGCCGCACGCTGGAACGCCGCCCTGACTTGCTGAACACGGCCCCTCTGGAACCCGCCGACAGCGCCACCCTGTTGAACCTGGGTGTGCATGCCGAGCAACTCGCGCAGTGGGGTGCGCCGCCCCCGCCTGCCCAGCGCCGCCGTAAAAAGGACACCTCCAGTTCCTGA
- the secG gene encoding preprotein translocase subunit SecG yields the protein MTAILNLFLVLFALVCVGLVFFVLLQVPKQAGLSASMASGGSLLGGRGVEGGLVRISSVLGGFFMLLALLIDFISK from the coding sequence ATGACTGCAATTCTGAATCTGTTTCTGGTGCTGTTCGCTCTGGTGTGTGTGGGGCTGGTGTTCTTCGTGCTGCTGCAAGTTCCTAAACAGGCAGGCCTGAGTGCCAGCATGGCCTCCGGCGGCTCGCTGCTCGGCGGGCGCGGTGTAGAAGGCGGACTGGTGCGCATCAGCAGCGTACTGGGGGGCTTTTTCATGCTGCTGGCGCTGTTGATCGACTTCATTTCGAAGTAA
- the metG gene encoding methionine--tRNA ligase, producing the protein MAQQNDFFITTAIDYLTGPPHVGHVYEKILTDAIARYMRLAGRNVHFLTGTDEHGERIVKLAAQAGVTPQAFADNLSNNAFRGLWDRLGLSYDDFIRTTEGRHKRYVQEVLQRVYDAGDIYFAEYEGLYSLGAERYVTEKELVEGPDGVRRYPGDKDPPEMRREANYFFRMEKYQAWLLEYLQQNPGLIQPAGYRNEVLEMLKEPIGDLSISRPKSRVPWGIELPWDADHVTYVWFDALLNYVSAPVSHGQPESVIGETWHVIGKDILKPHAVFWPTMLKAAGLPIYRRLVVHSHILAEDGRKMGKSLGNAIDPEKLVAEHAVDAIRYALLREATLSADSPFGEGILTARLNSDLANDLGNLLSRTVSMIQKYRGGALPAASEITGREQQIEAAARALPGEVLKLVDELKINMAIDAAMNFVRDLNRYIAESAPWNLAKSEDTQKRLDTVLYTAAEGLRVASVALEAVIPSKARELRAQLGLGQQPYLLEPAWGLTPAGTRVVGGPILFPKPEPKEEPPKTTEKPTVPAPQKKEQRKEKRPVMEKAAAPVTPSPSPIPADDGLISIEDFARVDLRIAEVIACEAVEKADKLLKLTLKMGDETRTVVSGIRRWFEPDALVGRRVVLVANLKPAKLRGIESQGMILAAEDDQGNLDLVGTRLDLPTGTKVR; encoded by the coding sequence ATGGCACAGCAGAACGATTTTTTCATCACGACCGCGATCGATTACCTGACCGGCCCGCCACACGTGGGGCACGTCTACGAAAAGATCCTGACCGACGCTATTGCGCGCTATATGCGCCTGGCGGGCAGGAACGTGCATTTTCTGACCGGCACTGACGAACACGGCGAGCGCATCGTGAAACTCGCGGCGCAGGCGGGCGTGACTCCGCAGGCCTTCGCGGACAACCTCAGCAACAACGCCTTCCGGGGCCTGTGGGACCGGCTGGGCCTGAGTTATGACGATTTCATCCGCACCACCGAGGGGCGGCACAAGCGCTACGTGCAGGAGGTGCTCCAGCGGGTGTACGACGCGGGCGACATCTACTTCGCGGAGTACGAGGGCCTCTACTCGCTGGGCGCCGAACGCTACGTGACCGAGAAAGAGCTGGTGGAAGGGCCGGACGGCGTGCGGCGTTACCCCGGCGACAAGGATCCGCCGGAAATGCGGCGTGAAGCGAACTACTTCTTCCGGATGGAGAAGTACCAGGCGTGGCTGCTGGAGTACCTGCAACAGAACCCGGGCCTGATCCAGCCCGCCGGCTACCGCAACGAGGTGCTGGAGATGCTGAAGGAACCCATCGGTGACCTCAGCATCAGCCGCCCGAAAAGCCGCGTGCCCTGGGGCATCGAGTTGCCGTGGGACGCCGATCACGTCACCTACGTGTGGTTCGATGCGCTGCTGAATTACGTCTCCGCGCCGGTCAGCCACGGGCAGCCGGAAAGTGTGATCGGTGAGACCTGGCACGTGATCGGCAAGGACATCCTCAAGCCGCACGCGGTGTTCTGGCCGACCATGCTGAAAGCGGCGGGGCTGCCCATCTACCGGCGCCTGGTGGTGCACAGCCACATCCTGGCGGAAGATGGGCGCAAGATGGGCAAGTCGCTGGGGAACGCCATCGACCCGGAGAAACTGGTGGCGGAGCACGCGGTGGACGCCATCCGGTACGCGCTGCTGCGCGAGGCGACCCTCAGCGCCGACAGCCCCTTCGGCGAGGGCATCCTGACCGCCCGCCTGAATAGCGACCTGGCGAACGACCTGGGCAACCTGCTGTCGCGCACGGTCAGCATGATTCAGAAGTACAGAGGCGGCGCCCTGCCGGCGGCGTCCGAGATCACCGGGCGTGAGCAGCAGATCGAGGCGGCGGCCCGCGCCTTGCCCGGCGAAGTCCTGAAGCTGGTGGACGAACTGAAGATCAACATGGCGATCGACGCGGCCATGAATTTCGTGCGTGACCTGAACCGCTACATCGCGGAGAGTGCGCCGTGGAACCTGGCCAAGTCGGAGGACACCCAGAAGCGCCTGGACACCGTGCTGTACACCGCCGCCGAGGGCCTGCGTGTGGCCAGCGTGGCCCTGGAAGCGGTGATTCCCTCGAAAGCCCGGGAGTTGCGGGCACAGCTGGGTCTGGGGCAGCAGCCCTACCTGCTGGAGCCCGCCTGGGGCCTGACGCCCGCGGGCACCCGGGTCGTGGGCGGCCCGATTCTCTTCCCGAAACCCGAACCGAAGGAGGAGCCCCCGAAAACCACCGAGAAACCCACGGTTCCGGCCCCTCAGAAAAAGGAACAGAGAAAGGAGAAACGCCCCGTCATGGAAAAAGCGGCTGCACCCGTCACTCCCTCCCCATCCCCCATCCCGGCCGACGATGGCCTGATCAGCATCGAGGATTTCGCCAGAGTCGACCTGCGCATCGCCGAAGTGATCGCCTGCGAGGCCGTGGAGAAAGCCGACAAGCTGCTGAAACTGACCCTGAAGATGGGCGATGAAACGCGCACAGTGGTCAGCGGCATCCGCCGGTGGTTCGAACCGGACGCGCTGGTGGGGCGCCGGGTCGTGTTGGTGGCCAACCTGAAACCCGCCAAACTGCGCGGCATCGAATCGCAGGGCATGATCCTGGCCGCCGAGGACGATCAGGGCAACCTCGACCTGGTGGGCACGCGGCTGGACTTGCCTACGGGTACGAAAGTCCGCTAA
- a CDS encoding ABC transporter substrate-binding protein: MKKAFALAFALMASTSLAAPFVYPQAWSADPAASAKRGGELRNWTLSDFKTLNPFTSKESGSLPTTWFAAGTGLFTQDPTNDKFIPNMAESMPVVSNGGKRFVVKIRQGMKFSDGQAITADDWVTTATLHKDDKVGSNSRDSFFVAEKPIMVKKLDNYTLQFDFPSPSATAYVRMSYTPWPDHVFGKAYREGGAAAVTKMWGLSTPASQIVVPGAYTLDSYQAGQRAVVKRNERFGEWNVDAAGKPVPYLDKISFRVLENQNAALAAYLAGQLDVYAARGADDLAQIKKAIDAGSLKAELFPNVGPQSTSSWITFNWNKSGDPAKQKLFRDVRFRRAMSHIANRQAMIQLALGGLGSEVYYSVYPVFKSWISDSAPKYKYDLDAARKLLAEMGYTKKNSEGYLVDSKGKVLEFTLNTNSGNTVREQLGRIFADDAKKAGVKVNFVPINFNNLVDMLYEKGENRKFDAILLGLSGGDNIWPFGDNVVPCGGALHSYNNPTNGKCLTPQEQLMTKLFYQGDQEVDMNKRIAIGKKLLDAEAALQPVVYLAATNYHVTFNSRLGGEMPRNLWDAYYGSRNFIQTYIK, encoded by the coding sequence ATGAAGAAAGCTTTCGCCCTTGCTTTTGCCCTGATGGCCAGCACCTCGCTGGCTGCTCCCTTTGTCTACCCGCAGGCCTGGAGTGCTGACCCGGCGGCCAGCGCCAAGCGCGGCGGTGAACTGCGCAACTGGACGCTCTCCGACTTCAAAACCCTGAACCCCTTCACCAGCAAGGAATCGGGCAGCCTGCCCACCACCTGGTTTGCGGCCGGTACGGGCCTCTTTACCCAGGACCCCACCAACGACAAATTCATTCCGAACATGGCTGAATCCATGCCTGTCGTCAGCAACGGTGGCAAGCGTTTCGTCGTGAAAATCCGCCAGGGCATGAAGTTCAGCGACGGTCAGGCCATCACGGCCGACGACTGGGTGACCACCGCGACCCTGCACAAAGACGACAAAGTGGGCAGCAACAGCCGCGACAGCTTCTTTGTCGCCGAAAAACCCATCATGGTCAAGAAGCTCGACAACTACACCCTGCAGTTCGACTTCCCCAGCCCCAGCGCCACCGCTTACGTGAGAATGAGCTACACCCCCTGGCCCGACCACGTGTTCGGCAAGGCTTACCGTGAAGGCGGCGCGGCTGCCGTGACCAAGATGTGGGGCCTGAGCACCCCGGCCAGCCAGATCGTCGTGCCTGGCGCTTACACCCTGGACTCCTACCAGGCCGGTCAGCGTGCAGTTGTTAAGCGCAACGAGCGCTTCGGTGAGTGGAACGTGGACGCCGCCGGCAAGCCCGTGCCTTACCTGGACAAGATCTCCTTCCGTGTGCTGGAAAACCAGAACGCTGCGCTGGCCGCCTACCTGGCCGGACAGCTGGACGTCTACGCTGCTCGCGGCGCCGACGACCTGGCCCAGATCAAGAAAGCCATCGACGCGGGCAGCCTGAAAGCCGAACTGTTCCCCAACGTGGGGCCACAGTCCACCAGCTCCTGGATTACCTTCAACTGGAACAAGAGCGGTGACCCCGCCAAGCAGAAGCTGTTCCGTGACGTGCGTTTCCGCCGCGCCATGAGCCACATCGCCAACCGTCAGGCCATGATTCAACTGGCGCTGGGCGGCCTGGGCAGCGAGGTGTACTACAGCGTCTACCCCGTGTTCAAGTCCTGGATCTCGGACTCCGCGCCCAAGTACAAGTACGACCTGGACGCCGCCCGTAAGCTGCTGGCCGAAATGGGTTACACCAAGAAGAACAGCGAAGGCTACCTGGTCGACAGCAAGGGCAAAGTCCTGGAATTCACGCTGAACACCAACAGCGGCAACACCGTGCGCGAGCAACTGGGCCGCATCTTCGCGGACGACGCGAAGAAAGCCGGTGTCAAGGTCAACTTCGTGCCGATCAACTTCAACAACCTGGTCGACATGCTGTACGAGAAAGGCGAGAACCGCAAGTTTGACGCCATCCTGCTGGGACTGTCCGGCGGCGACAACATCTGGCCCTTCGGTGACAACGTGGTGCCTTGCGGCGGCGCACTGCACAGCTACAACAACCCCACCAACGGCAAGTGCCTGACCCCCCAGGAACAGCTCATGACCAAACTGTTCTACCAGGGCGATCAGGAAGTCGACATGAACAAACGCATCGCCATCGGTAAGAAACTGCTGGACGCCGAAGCCGCGCTGCAACCCGTCGTGTACCTGGCCGCCACCAACTACCACGTGACCTTCAACAGTCGCCTGGGCGGTGAAATGCCGAGGAACCTGTGGGACGCCTACTACGGCAGCCGCAACTTCATCCAGACCTACATCAAATAA
- a CDS encoding KH domain-containing protein: MKNDPVDLTLFLAQCVVDQPSLVRASKRGNVVVVRVGPGEEGRLIGRQGRVIQAIRTLVRSATDPRERMNVDLDAPRKA, translated from the coding sequence ATGAAAAACGATCCCGTTGACCTCACCCTGTTTCTGGCGCAGTGCGTCGTCGATCAGCCGTCCCTGGTGCGTGCCAGCAAGCGCGGCAACGTCGTGGTGGTGCGCGTCGGGCCGGGCGAGGAAGGTCGCCTGATCGGACGGCAAGGCCGCGTCATCCAGGCCATTCGCACGCTCGTGCGCAGCGCCACCGATCCGCGCGAGCGCATGAACGTCGATCTGGACGCCCCGCGTAAGGCATGA
- the rimM gene encoding ribosome maturation factor RimM (Essential for efficient processing of 16S rRNA): MTGEGQPADTTRLGHLLGPHGVQGGVKLYLLGDPAQVTALRRVFVEGKGWLRLRKTEPLAPGLVLHLIGVSTREAAQELRGLKVYAADSELPPLEEGHYYYHELRGLPVLDSTGRTLGTVEEVEDAGYQDLLVVRDAARQSFVPLQAPYVVIEQAGGKPTLVRLTDDAPEGLLGEDDGESDR, translated from the coding sequence ATGACGGGGGAGGGCCAGCCCGCCGACACCACGCGCCTGGGCCACCTGCTCGGCCCGCACGGCGTGCAGGGCGGCGTCAAACTGTACCTGCTGGGCGATCCGGCACAGGTCACGGCCCTCAGGCGCGTGTTCGTGGAGGGCAAAGGCTGGTTGCGGCTGCGCAAGACCGAGCCACTCGCGCCCGGCCTGGTGCTGCACCTGATCGGCGTCTCCACCCGCGAGGCTGCCCAGGAACTGCGGGGCCTGAAGGTGTACGCGGCCGACAGCGAATTGCCGCCGCTGGAGGAAGGCCATTACTACTACCATGAGCTGCGTGGCCTGCCGGTGCTGGACAGTACGGGCCGCACGCTTGGCACAGTAGAGGAAGTGGAGGACGCCGGATATCAGGATCTGCTGGTCGTGCGGGACGCGGCCAGGCAGTCCTTCGTGCCGTTGCAAGCGCCTTACGTGGTCATTGAACAAGCGGGTGGAAAACCCACCCTGGTGCGCCTGACCGATGACGCCCCGGAAGGCCTGCTAGGCGAGGACGACGGTGAGAGTGACCGCTGA